The genome window GTCGCTGCCGTCAACTTCCAGGTGTACGATCAGGCACTCCAGGAGCACTGCTGGATCGCCCAGCGTGCGGGCGACCGCGGCGGCGTCGCGGGCGTCGGCGACGGCCTGGCGGGATCCGACGTGATGGAGCGCGCGGGCACGCGTGGCCAGACCAAGCGCTTCGTATTTCAGGCGATGCCGCGCCCGGCTCTGCTCGACGACATGCGTGGCGGCGCGAGCCGCGTGGCTCCAGGCGGCACGCGCCGCCGCCAGCTCCGCCCGGGCCTGCCAGAGACGGATGGCCCACTTCCAGGCATGCCATCCGCTGGCACGCTGCACGGCGCCGTCGGTCTCGGCGAGCAGCGATTCGGCGCGGCCGGGATCCTGCAGCCGGGCGAAGATGAGCAGCAAATCGATCCCGGCGCTCACCCTTGGCGGCTCGAACGCGACGCGGTGGGCCAGTTCCCGCGCTTCGAACGCGCGCGCCATCGCGCCGCGCAGATCGCCGACGCCGAGGAGCGGCGCCACCGAGACCGATGTCGCCCGGGCGAGCAGCGGCAGCGCGCCGCACCGCCGGCCGAAGCTGCGCGCCTCGTCCAGCACCGCGATCGCTTCCTCGTATCGGCCGAGGCCCGAAAGGCTCAGGCCCAGGTGCTGCAGCGCATACAGGAGAAACGCGGCGTCGTCTGATTCGCGCGCCGCCTCGACCGCCTGCCGCGCGTGATCCGCGGCCTCCGCGACACGGCCTGCCCAATACAGGATCAGGGGCACGCGGGCGAGGCCGAACGACCGGATGCCGCCGGCGCAGGCGAGCGCCCGCCGGTCGGTTTCGATGCCTCCCAGGACGTCACCGTCGGCCACCTGGGCGCTCGCCGTCCAGGCCAGCGCATCCGCCAGGAGATCGGCGCGGCCGAGGCCGTCGGCGATCAGATGCGCGTCCCGCGCATAGTCGCGAACCGCCGCGACGTCGGCGGCCCAGAAGGCCGTTTCGGCCAGGCGCACCAGCAATTCGCAGCGCCGCTCTGATTCCTGTGGATCCACCAGGCTCAATGCCGACTCGAACGCGCTTTTCGCCAGTCGCCAGTGTCCGGCCGCGAAAAGACTGCGACCCAGCTTCCGGTGCAGATCGACACGGTCGGCGTCACGGTGGCCGGTCCCAGGCGGAAGCAGGTCGAGCATGCGCAGCGCGGTCCCGTAGCAGCGCGCCGCTTCTTCGGGGGCGAGGGAGGCCGCAGCCCGGTCTCCGGCGCCGAGCGCGTAGTGGAGCGCCTTCTCCGGGCTTCGGTAGGACGCCGCCTGGCTGAAGTGATGCGCCAGTTCGGCGAGGGGCGCCGTCGCCGCGTCCGGGAACTGCCGCTCGAGCGTGAGCCCGATCCGATAGTGAAGCCTCACGCGGCGCGCCGCGGTGATGCCGCCGTAGAGCGTCTCGCGGATTAACGTATGCGCGAACGAAAAACTCCCGGGCGCGCCGGGCTCTTCGCCGATGAGGCCGGCAGCCACGGCTTCGTCCATGGCATCCAGCACGGCGTCCTCGCTGAAGTCTCCGAGTGCTTCGATCACCGACAACCGGAACTGCCGCCCGATCACGGCAGCGCGGGTGAGCAGCGTTTGCGTCGCGGCGCTCATCCGTCTCAGGCGGCGGCCGATCAGGGCTCGAACGCTTCCAGGGATCGAGAACTCGTCCGCGCCGACCGTCGCCTGCGCTCTCTCGAACCGCGCCAACCCTCCCGTTTCGTCGAGGTGCTGCAGCAGTTCCGTGACGAAGAGCGGGTTTCCCTCCGTGTGCTCCAGCACGAAGGCCGTCAGACGGGACGGCGGCTCGCGGCCGATCCGCGATTGAATCATCTGCGCGACGTGGACCTCCGCCAGCGGCTGCAGCGGGATGAGCGTGGCGGAGTGTTCGCGCCGCAGATCGTCGATCACCTCCCGCGATTGCGCCGCGGTGTCGGGGTCCGTGTCGCGG of Vicinamibacterales bacterium contains these proteins:
- a CDS encoding AAA family ATPase encodes the protein MEEHSDGTSAASPGARLDSWKAIAAYLGRHVTTVRRWEKQEGLPVHRHVHAKLGSIHAFTTEVDAWFDSRRTTEMETRAPATAEAQPAPERLPPPPELSGLPPAGSIAFAGREAETGLLRDAWRLASGGQQQIVLIGGEPGIGKTRLAFEFARSVGERATVLVGRCDRESLEPFAPFVAILRWLVRETPPATLKRRLSGIEAAADLAHMIPEIAGRVYLGRRPASGTLEHRRYRMLEACSELLVATSRSGPILLALEDVHWADPGSQLFLRHLVRSTRDAALCIVLTFRDTDPDTAAQSREVIDDLRREHSATLIPLQPLAEVHVAQMIQSRIGREPPSRLTAFVLEHTEGNPLFVTELLQHLDETGGLARFERAQATVGADEFSIPGSVRALIGRRLRRMSAATQTLLTRAAVIGRQFRLSVIEALGDFSEDAVLDAMDEAVAAGLIGEEPGAPGSFSFAHTLIRETLYGGITAARRVRLHYRIGLTLERQFPDAATAPLAELAHHFSQAASYRSPEKALHYALGAGDRAAASLAPEEAARCYGTALRMLDLLPPGTGHRDADRVDLHRKLGRSLFAAGHWRLAKSAFESALSLVDPQESERRCELLVRLAETAFWAADVAAVRDYARDAHLIADGLGRADLLADALAWTASAQVADGDVLGGIETDRRALACAGGIRSFGLARVPLILYWAGRVAEAADHARQAVEAARESDDAAFLLYALQHLGLSLSGLGRYEEAIAVLDEARSFGRRCGALPLLARATSVSVAPLLGVGDLRGAMARAFEARELAHRVAFEPPRVSAGIDLLLIFARLQDPGRAESLLAETDGAVQRASGWHAWKWAIRLWQARAELAAARAAWSHAARAATHVVEQSRARHRLKYEALGLATRARALHHVGSRQAVADARDAAAVARTLGDPAVLLECLIVHLEVDGSDAVEQEARRTGQRMLDALTRPALRLGFAAFLSERWPRLPGR